In the Arachis stenosperma cultivar V10309 chromosome 8, arast.V10309.gnm1.PFL2, whole genome shotgun sequence genome, ACATTTTTTTTTGCGGACATTTTCGTCCTCAAGCAATGGAAAATACATTAAAGCCCCTGACCGTTGAAAAACGTGGACATTTGTGTCCCTCCATTGATTTACTCCGTTTTCACTCAATGGAAAAGGCTGAGGTGGCACAGTTGGCGTTGAGGTGGCACGTAACGGAGGCCACGTGGCATTGGGGCAAAAAGTTATAGGACATATAAGTCCCTGGAGACGAAAACAACGCCGTTTCGTCTCCTCCCCCAATCTTTGAAATTCGTCTTCCCTCACCCCTGGTCTGCACAGTGACGGCGCAGTGGGTGTAGTGGGGAGTTGTGGCAGAAAGGAAATTCCTCCTTCCATGGCATCTGAAGGGGTATCATCCAGCTGGAGAAGAGGGGGAGGTCCGGTGGCCTCGAGCTCGCATCCTAAGGAGAAAGACAGCAAACATGGCGTCTCACCAAAGTGCTTCTGTGGAGAAAACGCAGTCCTTTTCATGTCGAAGACCCGAAGCAATCCGGATAGATTGTTTTTGGGCTGTCCCTTTTACAAGGTATGAAAACGAAATGTGATGCACGTTTGGTTGAAGATTTGTTAGGGTTACTAATTTTTAGGGTTTGAATTATGTGGGTTGATTTGCTGCAGGCAAGACAACCGTATTGCAAATTTTTTGTGTGGCTTGATGAGCACGTTGCTGGACTTGGATTGACAGCAACAAAGTATATGGGAGAGAAGAAATCTGTAGATGTAGAAGATTATCACAGGCAGCAGGACATGAAAATGAGGATAAGTTGCTTGGAGAAGAGGATATTAGCTCTAGAGATGAAAAGAAAGCCAATAAGATGGTGTATCTGTGTCATTGTCATTGTGTTGATTTTTGTTGTTCTAAGTTGTAAGAGTTGACAAATGAATCAAAAAGTGTATAATATTGTTGCAGCAATTATAGGTGAATTCAGTGTTATTTATATGATTGATGATTGTATTGCCCTGTACTTGTTGTGTAAGATGTGGaggaaattaaaattgattcCCTAATACATTACATACCATTGCATTAGTCATCCAAAAAAGTTGTTTAGTTAACATCCATGTTTATCTGACCCACAAAGGGTGTTCAAAAAGTATGGGACAAAAACCTAAATTGTTTGTACAACTTGTCAACAACCATTACATAGACAAAAAGTTATCACAAAAAACACCTAATGACAGTAGTCTTCATTCTTTCGAGTCCTTTGTTTTTGGAGAATTTGGCAAACTTTGGGGTCGAGCTTTTTGATTTGGAGCTGCAGATGGGATGGTTGGTGGAGTTGGCTGTTGTGTAGTAGTGTTGATTGTGGATGCAGCGACTGGAGCCAACGGCCTGAAGATCTTCTGCTTTGGTCTGAACCTGGACTGTTGTGGGCGAGATGTGTCATTGGCTTTCACTGGAGGTTTAAATCGACGGCCTATAGTTGGGGCTGGTGGCCTGGTTTGAGTAGTTGTTGGCCCTGGAGGTGAAATGATAAGTGTCGATCTTGTCACCCTTGTTGGAGCTTGTGGCATAGGTGGATTGCTTGTGGCAGGTGATTCCACAACAGTGGGGTTTGGGGAGCTGACTGGTTGGCTGCTGGATGCATCTTCCAAATATGTATGTAAGATGTGAACAGAGTAGTATTAGGAAGACAGATTAGTCCCTAAGCTTAGTAGTACTAATACAGAATAGTCCCTAGGCATATCAGTAATCAGACATGGTAGTCCTTAACTATTTCTATACTAAGACAGATTAATCCCTAACCTTAGTAGTACTAATACTAAGACAAAGTAATCATTATAGGGTTCTTACCTCTGAACCTGGAGCAGATTGTGACAGTGGAAGCACAATCAGTGCCTGAGAGGCAGTAGCTGATTTCTTGCTAGGGCGCCTTGTCTTCGGCTTCCAGTTTGGGTTGGAAGGGGCTCCTTTACATGTTTTGTAGTTGTGACCCTTCTCACCACACTTGCTGCAGGATACAACGAATGACCTTTTCAGTTTTCCTTCTTGCATGAGTGGCTCAGCCGGATCCTTTTGCCTATTCTGAACCTTTGGCCGTCCAATTGGCCTTTTGATAATAGGTGGGTCTGGCTTCGAGAACTCAGTTCCAACCCAAAATTCTGGACTTGGAACAGGCTTAATACAGTGTGCATATGTCCTCCTAATGGACTCCATGCATAGCCAAGGGTGAACATAGTCCTAAGGTGTGTCATGTCTCTTCCTTATGGCAGCAAATGCATGTAAGCAGGGCATGCCTAAGGTAATGCAGCGAATGTGAGTAATATAACCAAAGTAACAGTAAAGGAAATTCATATCAACATAGCAATGAAACTGGACTAAGTACTGTATAAGAGTTACCAGTCAGTTGCCATCGATTGCATGAGCAACTGTGCCTAATGAGGTCCACATCCACCTTAGTTCCTTTCCGAGAAACCTCAAACCTCTTTCGTTCATTATCACCAACCCATTCAGCCGTCCACTTGGTGCTTAGGTTTAACAGCTTCTCCATCATCTTTTCCTGAACTGGTGCTAGCCTCCCTAAGTGATTCTCCAAGACCCGTTTATGATTCACCATCCGCCTCATGAGATAGAATCTGATTTCTTCACACATGGTCAGGATAGGCTTGCAGCGATAGCTTACTATTTTTGCATTAAAAACCTCACACATATTATTTGTGAGGTTATCCACTTTTGGCCCATGGGAGAAGTAAGCCTTCACCCATGTCTCAGGTTCAAATTTGCTGAGGTACTCCCAGGCACCCTTATTAACTGTCTTCAACTTCTCCATGCATTCCTTGAACTCAGCAACAGTCGTGCACCTGGCACACTCCCACACAACTTGTCGAATGTACATATCCTTGTAACGATTGATGAAGTTTTTCCACATATGCATAACGCAATTGCAAAGCTTAGCATGAGGCATGACCTCCTTCAACGCAGGCAGCAAACCCTGGCCACAACATAATCAACCATGCAGCAATGAaattaaccaagtaggtagcaATGAATATCATCAACAAATTATAAATGATCTAAACCAAATGCAGAGCAATGACAATAACCATAAACTGGAGTTACCTTCTGTTGGTCTGAAATGAAGTTCCAGCCATGGTTAGCATTGTCTCCTATGTCCCCTTGCAGATTGGTCAGGAACCACTTCCAGGCTTCCTTAGTCTCAGCCCTGACCACTCCATAGGCAACAACAtagaattggttgtttgcatcCTGAGCAACTGCTGCTAGAAGCCAACCACCATAATATGTCTTCAGAAAGCACCCATCCAAATGCAACAAGGGACGACAACCATCTTTGAAACCTTGTTTGCAGGCCTCTAGGCAAATGTATAGTTTATCAAAAACAGGGGGACCATCTGGAATTGGCATGAGCGCAAGTCTGGCTGATGAGCCTGGATTGCTCCTCAGTATTTCCTCACAATAATCCCTAGATCTCTTGTATTGTTCCTTTTCATTTCCTTGGATCTTCTCCCTAGCCTCTTTCACTGCTCTATAAACCATTTTAGGATGGGGACAGAGGGCAAAGTCCTCCTTAAGAAAATCAGTAGCCTCCTTTGTATTCATGTGTGGTTGGGTGGACATCCACTTTTCAATCTTCTTACTTAGCCAGTGTTGATCAGCAGCGTTGCTGCCCAAATCCCTCGCACAAGTGTGTTCTGGATGGTAGGTCTTCACTTGATAACACTGCAGACTTTTGTTGTATGACAAGTGAACTAAGTAAGGGCACTCCTTATCCCCACACCCCACTCTCACTCTCTCTTTGTCATTTTTTATCCATTTCACTTCCTGACCCTCAGCGATGAAACAATCCTTAACTACCTCCTTGAACCTGTCTACAGTGACAAACCTAGTTCCTAGCTCAAACCTGCCCTCACCATGAGCATACTCATCATTAAACTCTGGAAACTTTTCACCTCTGCCTTCATCATCAGATGATATGGGAGTATGTAAGTCTTCAGACTCATACTCAAATATTATCTCCTCCACCTCCGTTGGGAGCTCACTGACATAAAACCCACCCCCAACTGCATAATCCGGCTGGACATCAGGTCCTTGATCCCCTGCTTCACCACGTGCATCAGTCCCATTCCCACTCCCTTCCCCTCTTTCATTAACCCTTATGCGAAATtgtcttttcttcttcccttgttTCCTTGGTGTAACTACCTTCTTCCTAGGAGTATTTACCTTCTTCTTAGGAGTAACTACCTTCTTCTTACCCTTCACACCTCTTTTCCTCTTTCCAGCAGTAACCCCACCATTGCTGTCACTCTCACTGCTGTCACTCTCAATTCCAGCCGGTGGAGGTTTGTACAAGATGTCCTCTGTGCTCTCGTACCCGTCATCAGATGAAGAGGAAGAATTCACTTCCTCTGCAGTTTCATCCACCTCCCCTGCAGTGTCTCTGTCCTGGGCAGCATCCTGAACAACCTCCGGCTCGTCGACAGGATGGTCAAAGTATATATGGAACTCACCTCACCCTGGGTGCTTCATTAGGTTCTCTCGCATTGCATTGATCCCGACATCCCCAGTCAATATGTTCATCCCGGATTCAAATTCAGTGCTCGATGGATCATACCAGTATACTGCCTTGTATGACTGGTAGCCCAAACCCTTAAATAGTGTCACTAGGTCTCCAAAATTCACAAAGTCTAGGTCCATCTCAGGGAACCTCTCCTCCTTTCCATTCTGATAAACCATTTTTCCACCAACTCCTCTTACGAAGTTCCCTCCATGATGAAAGACCGGAACCACAAACACGTCAACCATCTGAAATTGACCAGTGCAGAACTAGGATTAAAAAAGGAAACACCACAACATATGGAAGACACTACATTTCCTGAACACAATCCCTCCCCCTAATCCTACACAGCACGCAATACacccctttttcactttttttcttACTCTGTAAACATGCAAACACATTGCATTCCTAGCTAAGCATAACAATCTTACCTTGTGACGACGACACCAGCCACGACCTCAGACGAAGCTTCTCCTCAGCCTCTGCCACCAGCGATCACCCCTGGCCTTTTGCTCTTCTACGTGTTGTATGTTTTGGAGGGAGAAACAGAGACGCAGGAGTTTGATCATTTGGGTTAGGGTTTTCTGTAATTCTCTCACTCAACTATGGGTCTTCTGGGTATTGTATATGGGGATTCAACTGTGTTGATTGGGGGAGGAGacgaaacggcgtcgttttcgTCTCCAGGGACTTATATGTCCTATAACTTTTTGCCCCAATGCCACGTGGCCTCCGTTACGTGCCACCTCAGCGCCAACTGTGCCACCTCAGCCTTTTCCGTTGAGTGGAAACGGAGTAAATCAACGGAGGGACACAAATGTCCACGTTTTTCAACGGTCAGGGGCTTTAATGTATTTTCCATTGCTTGAGGACGAAAATGTCCGCAAAAAAAAGGTCAGGGACGAAAATGTCTTTTACTcttaaactaatttaaaaaattatttataaattattcaCTTAAAttggtattttttaaatttttaaattatagttacattttatttttattatataattattaatcttttatttaaagaaaaaacaaataaattataattttcgaaGAAATTAAGTTCACATAATAACTAATATGGATTTAAACCAACGTATCAATAtgcacaaacttttggaatCGTCAAATATCTCATAATATGGATTTAGTTTTGTGAGTTTTGACAATCTCAATACTCTTGGATTTGATTACACCTAATTGGTTGGTAAATTTAttgttttagaaaaaataaatttattgataaatttatttattttatcaatttttttcttaGTAAACTTATTGACAACAAActctttttatcattttaagTTATTTGCTTAGGttgttactttttaaattttaagttatttgtattttattcttttaaattataatttattatttatttaggttgttattttttttattttaagttatttGCTTAGGTTATTTTGcttaggttgttattttttaaaggtttaattactttgttggtccctatagtttcaccaaatttttaattagatccctatactttttttttctttcaattggGTCCCTACATTgctttaattttgtaattaagtcttttttagtgtaaaaaatattagagttaactgaatatttcttctcaaattgaagatatttataattaaaaacttaattaaatatttaaccgcatgtattttggtaaaaatattatgttaagAAATCGAACCGATAAGAACCGGTCAAATTCGGAATGAACCGGTGCAAACCGGTCAAATTCGGTGAGACGGTCCGACTGAACCGCTTGAGAgtgaaaatattttcaaaatgtttgAGGTAGGGTTCAAATCCCTACCCTCAAGGAAACGAAAACACTCCACAACCACCACACCACTAtgttttttgttaatatttatgcaaattataatacatatagATATATTTCATtaaatagtttatttttatttaatttattttaattttaattataaactcactcattcttaaattaattatatttttatttaacaataattataaactcacttatttttttataattatataatatctattaatattattttttaataaatacttgtagtatataatagtataaaatatataaactaattaataaattattaaaatttaaaaataatagttattttaatataaaaacaaaataaaaatatttatgatagagtaaaaataataaaaatttattgttcATGTTCCatattgttttaaaataatttgatatctttaaaatgttagtaaaaatatgtattttaaattttaattttaaacttttgaatattttttattttttatttatataagaCCGAGTCAATCGGTTCAACCAATAACTCAGCAGTTGAACTAGTGACCCAATGATCAGACCGATTCGATTACCGGTTCGATTCTGACAACTATGCCTTATTGTATGtttcttttttccttcttcatgTGATTAATTTTGCcacaaaatcaaagaaaaattatagcCAAAAGCAGGAGTAGTATGTTGTGTATATATGGTTTCACTACTACTTTcataagtaattttttattttatttcatgaattgattttaaaattatatttgattagtgaattaattttaattttaattttgattttgtgatgTTGAATTATTAACATATTattgtttaaataattattttattgttctaatttatttgtgagataatttgaaaattaattatattttataataataaatataattataaaaataattattatattatgtatattttgttttcactaataaaattttttggattcgCCACCATCACtgcatatttattattttatatatttttaatgagtattttatatttgtttattGAATTTGATGTACACATAACATGATTGTATTTTTTTGCTATcaataaataattttgtaattaaccATTTGTATATATGttgaattttttaaagtaattgaataattatttaaaatatatgcATATAAAATCTGAATAAAATTGGTTGTAGACATCTAAACGCCAATTCGTTGTAGTGTATTGTTAAGTATTCCCGCCGTCACGCCGGTGCCCCGGATTTGATCCCAGGCAGCAGCATAACTtggttttcttttttcatttttctgcAATTGATAATTTGATGTGAGTTGGGACTAATTAATATGTAATAAGACGGAAGAATGAATGGATTTGAGAGGCCAAAATTAGTTTGGAGGGTCGATGGGTGAAATTGGTAGTATAAGCGGCAGTTGTTCCTCTCCGTTCATTTTGCAGTGGTTACAAATTATGAATGCAACAAATAGGAAACAAAAAACACTTCTCCCTGCTTCTGTCTCATTTTCTCATCATTGCCGCATGGcgcttattattattattattattattattcctcCTCATCAGAATTACTCCACTCCTCCATGGTTCTTCACCTAATTCAATtcaatcattaaaaaaaaaaaaaactcatcacatactaacaataaaaacaaacacAAACACTTTGCTTTTTGAATATGGCGGTAAGAGAAGAGGAAAGGGCGCTAGATCACACACCTACATGGGCTGTCGCCGCCGTCTGCGCCTCTATCGTCCTCGTTTCTATAGTGCTCGAgaaaattatacataaattcGAAAAAGTATGAAGAACCTAGTAATTTGTTTAATTACTCacatgtatttattttattactattCATCATGATTGATTAGTATTGTTGCTTGGTTTCAGATGTTTGAACGTAAAAAGAAGATGGCTCTGTTAGAAGCACTCGCAAAGATTAAAGGCGGTAACAACATTGTTTGTCCCTTCCCGTcacgtgtttttttttttcttttaacctATGATTAGTGTGTTTTTTTGGCACATTCTCCATTAATAGTGAACATGTTTCTATATGCATTTCAGAGCTTATGGTTTTGGGatttatttctttaatattaACGTTTGGACAAACCTACATTTCCAAATGGTGTATTCCCGAGAAGTATGCAAATACCATGCTACCTTGTGTTAGAAGCACGAAGGAGGAAGGCGAAGGCGGCGGCGGCGGTCACAACCAAGCTACTCCAGCGGGTGCGGGTGTTGTGGAAGAGAAGGGTGGTCCTAAAGAGGCTACTGCTGAAGGTGAACCGCCCCATCGCAGGCTTTTGACATACGAACGTAGGTTTCTGGCTGCAGCTAGTGAAGGATGTAAACCGGTAACAAtgcattgttgttattattattaacatgCATAAGGTTTAAGAGGATACTCGAGTAACAACCATACTAAACATATATCAAAATTAGTCATCAAAATCAGccactaatataaaatacatattaaaatataaaatataaattaaaaataagagcAATGCTAaggggccagcaatttttgtgattgttagccatcaactaaccatcaatgatgatttgatggtgtgagattggtgtgaaatttcatccaatggcttaccttcctctgctggttacatgctggccaaaattcaataaaactgctggtCCTTTAGACTTTtccttaaaaataattaaacagcACTTTACACAAATATTTTGGTGTACATAAGTATTTTTGTCCAAGTAATTACCTTTATTAATCTTATTGCAAATGAATATTAAGAAGTTGATTATGGTATGGAAATGGATAATGTTAATTGTTTGTGTAGGGGATGGAGCCTCTTATATCTGTGCATGGAATGCATCAATTGCACATTTTCATATTCTTCTTGGCTGTCTTCCATGTCGTATACAGTGCCATAACAATGACTCTTGGAAGAGCAAAGGTTGCTATTATAGAACAGATGATAGATAGATAGACCACATATTTATGACATAACATTCTAACATCATTCTTTGTTCTTCTGGCAGATTCGTGGGTGGAAGGCATGGGAACAGGACCATATTGTGGATCAAGAAGCCTTGAATGGTAAAACAACAATGATACCATATAGTTCCGTttttaagttatattttttcttctccAATAATTTAATTGGGTTGGTGTGTGATGATAATAACTGTTCAGATCCTAGAAGATTCAGGCTTACTCACGAGACATCATTTGTGAGGGATCACAACAGTATTTGGACTAAAACTCCAGTTTCCTTCTATTTTGTAAGGGATTACAATATCAGTCTTtcatgcttttttttttgtttttttttcaagtttcaacTCACAGTCAGTGATATGTTACTAATCAATTTTTCAGGTATGCTTCTTTCGACAGTTTTTCAGATCTGTTCGCAAAGCTGACTATTTGACCATGCGACATGGATTTGTTACTGTTAGTGATTTTCCTAATGCAGTA is a window encoding:
- the LOC130946545 gene encoding MLO-like protein 9, whose amino-acid sequence is MAVREEERALDHTPTWAVAAVCASIVLVSIVLEKIIHKFEKMFERKKKMALLEALAKIKGELMVLGFISLILTFGQTYISKWCIPEKYANTMLPCVRSTKEEGEGGGGGHNQATPAGAGVVEEKGGPKEATAEGEPPHRRLLTYERRFLAAASEGCKPGMEPLISVHGMHQLHIFIFFLAVFHVVYSAITMTLGRAKIRGWKAWEQDHIVDQEALNDPRRFRLTHETSFVRDHNSIWTKTPVSFYFVCFFRQFFRSVRKADYLTMRHGFVTVHLAPGSKFDFQKYIKRSLEDDFKVVVGISPILWASVVFFLLVNVHGWHASFGVSFLPLMVILAVGTKLQAIITRMALDIKERHAVVQGIPLVQVSDKYFWFEWPELVLYLIHFVLFQNAFELTYFWWTWYEFGWASCFYEDEILMISRVALGIGAQIITSYVTLPLYALVTQMGSTMKKSIFDEQTSKALKKWHQNALKKIASRGRHATLGGTTMSKSPDGSPSKMSTRSPNAGQSATILSSVDNTIPAYDNRDLLTGP
- the LOC130945281 gene encoding vegetative cell wall protein gp1-like produces the protein MESIRRTYAHCIKPVPSPEFWVGTEFSKPDPPIIKRPIGRPKVQNRQKDPAEPLMQEGKLKRSFVVSCSKCGEKGHNYKTCKGAPSNPNWKPKTRRPSKKSATASQALIVLPLSQSAPDASSSQPVSSPNPTVVESPATSNPPMPQAPTRVTRSTLIISPPGPTTTQTRPPAPTIGRRFKPPVKANDTSRPQQSRFRPKQKIFRPLAPVAASTINTTTQQPTPPTIPSAAPNQKARPQSLPNSPKTKDSKE